The DNA sequence GAGTTTACCGGCTTCAAGAGAACCGATTTTATCTTCCATGTGTAGCGCTTTTGCTGCGCCCATTGTTGCCATGTCGATCACTTTGATCGGCGGCATTGCGGCACGATCTTTATTCACCAGCTTGTGAACTTTAGCGACTTGGTTGAACTCATCAATGGTGCTCAGTGTGTTACCAGACATCGGGCCATCAGTACCTAAACCAATACGAACGTTTTCGTCATACATCTTAAGTGCAGGAGATACGCCTTTTGCTGACTTGATGTTAGCACTCATGTTGTGAGCCACACCCATATCCGATTTTTTCACCAGCTCGATATCATGATCGTCAACAAGGATCATGTGTGCACCCACCAAGTTTTTGTTGAGTGCGCCAATGCTGTCCATGTATTGAACCGGTGATAGCCCATCTGAACGCTCGGCGATTTTCTCTTCTTCACGGTGTGATTCTGCTAGGTGAATCATTACTGGTACATCGAGCTCTAGAGAGAGCTTAGAGATCTTCTGCAGTATCTCTGTGGTGTTGGTGTAAGGCGCGTGTGGTGCAAATGCGGGTGTGATACGCGGGTGGTCTTTGTATTCTTCAATGAAATTCAGCGCGTATTGGATGCCTTCTTCCGCGTTGGCAGCGTCTGCGACTGGGAACTTAATAACGGTTTCACCAAGAATGGCACGCATACCGATCTTATCGACAGTTTTCGCAACTTCATCTTCGAAGTAGTACATGTCGGCGTAAGTCGTGACACCGCCTTTTACCATCTCAACGTTACCGAGATTAGCGCCAATGCGTACCATGTCTCGCGATACCAGTTTCTTCTCTAGAGGGAAGA is a window from the Vibrio splendidus genome containing:
- a CDS encoding amidohydrolase; the encoded protein is MKLKRTLLASAMASLALFPFASSAMEKADLMITDAMVLTMNQDKTVYESGTVVVKDNKIIAVGDASLEKQYQAKQVLDVDGDIVMPGLINTHTHVSMTVFRSLADDVPDRLHRYIFPLEKKLVSRDMVRIGANLGNVEMVKGGVTTYADMYYFEDEVAKTVDKIGMRAILGETVIKFPVADAANAEEGIQYALNFIEEYKDHPRITPAFAPHAPYTNTTEILQKISKLSLELDVPVMIHLAESHREEEKIAERSDGLSPVQYMDSIGALNKNLVGAHMILVDDHDIELVKKSDMGVAHNMSANIKSAKGVSPALKMYDENVRIGLGTDGPMSGNTLSTIDEFNQVAKVHKLVNKDRAAMPPIKVIDMATMGAAKALHMEDKIGSLEAGKLADIIVIDTKAPNMVPVYNPYSALVYSANSGNVRHTIVDGKIIMQDRDMLTVDEDKIRQEALDFTKVVRETVIESGEVVK